Proteins encoded by one window of Cloeon dipterum chromosome 4, ieCloDipt1.1, whole genome shotgun sequence:
- the LOC135942247 gene encoding uncharacterized protein LOC135942247: MAKKRKIEKHQTMDEMEEILRQGEAQGHPKGPANLGFFQFESGKGNADNVFVLVVHYDFQNTTKLRNCDARDVEKLETTFGKNRNCNFRSLYRPKKEIVLDLLGSQEKLLRFFSSKDKIPSVFELYFLSHGNENGVIYTDYWSKTLSDFISFTTEDVFNSLKKLHGFEKSLKFVNFGPCRGNLDDAKFDRKKDYKDYENKNSCRITSAPEMPNTVIVYSTVETTMANTSERGSSFVNSMCDVLSQINEDKPLLLFLTSVQHKMHKASIAGPDFATNLHLGQTPEVKMFSSDTSFSFSRSLIAATSVSRTDSRMEKAATITSTSEFFSWKSDEGQNIRGRRAFIFYEQQTREVEETEKALRQNLDFDTRLWKWKKESLDVYFNQVREMEHDVGCVLTCIFGQVSEKEEVCVLVNGEEKPIADILHGFIGPKNDKLIGKPKIFFIVDQKAQECDSHNSSKSKFEVSSTNHSGWLVMILKDKDLLEQLIGIFKGDELKKGRSLQELLVPLLSTGTKKELTLLNSTLQYLLDFPDWPRTFVKPDLKFRDNRKKICFEDLIGEAKMLRENQVWQLSSVAGAGKTTVLKEIAFQIGKSDQDARVLNISLNKNFKTLTKPRVDAVEFLAKTTGNSSEDIKNWIAQKKVVVFLDGFDETCPHSRDKALGIVRALKEKRVPLCVATRPHEAKVIEEAVGNATLVEIEPFDEAKQIEFLQSVTDMNEEEIKRVLHAVKQIGLSRSSIYPYYGDNILVNPLHLSLVAQSSSEGNLFQIYDKVVRKKVQKGLERKYGCKQVEDDSIDKELIPLLLIAFRYMNNEPLVGDGVTREDLAKMNDYGVATVEQERVTFLHRTFAEFLAAQQFLKNVEESGNFDFEFIGKWDMEEVRKFVDLFYSTLENEEEIEFHTQLIVSQAISTKSGPFLRKVCEENLKHIFKVLKPHITFCDEQMENYSFFQDHARIPSCIKHRSSICVNYAIELLVYSIRSEEIFTELLEMNAIDSRTLEKNMDAVLIEIARYNAISVFNQLKETFPNFVELLRKSSSIAGAGCTAVHNDNDEILELLLENGFGKDTLEPFMYGYTLYCACAWGELKCVKILLKHGAKQAIFDNEICDPLNVAVEYGHLDIVKLFVEEEISRLARDKVTLEANIFQTVKEYNGDFNAFHCAIIYNKKEIAEYLLSKSPALKHIPTGKEKKSPLQLAVDRRFGEFVIWLAREVDDDLSSLIPNGERQDLTEDDHFIYDHFLLLQGDLTRSDERGKTALHCAAQHGHLQLVREFIAKGVDVAAKDADGWNAMHFACSYTNFFNDRDNSKVVKLLYKTNPRLVKETTNNGETALHILASNNFERFRVYKDKMETYRFLVDEAGVDLKAKDSKGRTAEEVAGDHYYLKYPRENTNGRKIRSLWDRIFRL; encoded by the exons ATGGCGAAG AAAAGGAAGATAGAGAAACATCAAACTATGGATGAGATGGAGGAGATTTTAAGACaag GTGAGGCTCAAGGTCATCCAAAAGGTCCAGCGAATCTTGGTTTCTTTCAGTTCGAATCAGGCAAAGGAAATGCAGACaa CGTGTTCGTTCTTGTCGTCCATTACGATTTCCAAAACACGACGAAATTACGAAACTGTGATGCGCGAGACGTTGAGAAACTGGAAACGACCTTTGGAAAGAACCGGAACTGTAATTTCCGCAGCCTTTATAGACCGAAAAAGGAAATTGTGCTCGATCTTCTCGGCAGCCAGGAAAAGCTCTTGCGGTTTTTCTCCTCAAAAG aCAAAATCCCGTCGGTTTTCGAGCTGTACTTCCTCTCTCACGGCAACGAAAATGGAGTCATCTACACTGATTACTGGAGCAAGACACtcagtgattttatttccttcacgACAGAAGACGTTTTCAACTCCCTGAAAAAACTGCATGGATTCGAGAAAAGCTTGAAGTTTGTCAACTTTGGC CCGTGTAGGGGAAATCTAGACGACGCAAAATTCGACCGAAAAAAGGATTACAAGGACTACGAAAACAAAAACTCTTGCCGAATCACGTCGGCTCCTGAAATGCCCAACACAGTCATCGTTTATTCAACAGTCGAGA CAACCATGGCTAACACAAGTGAACGCGGTTCCTCGTTCGTGAACAGCATGTGCGATGTCTTGAGCCAGATCAACGAGGATAAGCCTTTGTTGTTATTCCTCACGTCAGTCCAGCACAAAATGCACAAAGCATCTATCGCCGGACCAGACTTCGCAACAAACCTTCATCTTGGTCAGACGCCAGAGGTCAAAATGTTCTCATCAGACACAAGCTTTTCCTTCTCAAG GTCATTGATAGCTGCAACATCTGTTTCAAGAACTGATTCGCGCAtggaaaaagcagcaacaaTCACGTCAACgtctgaatttttctcttggaAGTCGGACGAAGGACAAAACATCCGAGGGCGGCGAGCCTTCATCTTTTATGAACAGCAAACAAGAGAAGTTGAAGAAACGGAAAAAGCTCTGCGGCAAAACTTGGATTTTGATACAAGACTTTGGAAGTGGAAAAAAGAATCTTTGGACGTTTATTTCAATCAAG TTCGCGAGATGGAGCATGACGTCGGCTGCGTTTTGACTTGCATTTTCGGCCAAGTGAGCGAAAAAGAAGAAGTTTGCGTGCTTGTGAACGGAGAAGAAAAACCAATTGCCGACATTTTACACGGATTTATCGGCCCGAAAAATGACAAACTGATCGGAAAGCCGAAAATCTTTTTCATCGTTGACCAAAAGGCGCAGGAATGCGATTCT CACAATTCATCAAAGAGCAAATTTGAGGTGTCCTCAACGAACCACAGCGGCTGGCTTGTCATGATTTTGAAGGACAAAG ACTTACTGGAGCAATTGATCGGAATCTTTAAAGGAGATGAGCTGAAAAAAGGGAGAAGTTTGCAAGAGCTTTTAGTGCCACTGCTTTCAACTGGAACTAAAAAAGAGTTAACTCTGCTTAACTCGACGCTTCAGTACTTACTTGATTTTCCCGACTGGCCGAGGACTTTCGTAAAACCCGATTTGAAGTTTAGAGACAACAGGAAAAAGATTTGCTTCGAGGATCTGATCGGAGAGGCGAAAATGTTGCGAGAAAACCAGGTTTGGCAGTTGAGTTCGGTGGCTGGCGCAGGAAAAACGACCGTTCTCAAAGAAATCGCTTTCCAAATCGGAAAATCGGATCAAGACGCGAGAGTTTTGAATATCtccttaaataaaaactttaaaacattaacAAAACCTCGAGTGGATGCAGTCGAATTTCTAGCAAAAACCACAGGGAATTCCTCTGaagacataaaaaattggattgctCAGAAAAAAGTAGTCGTCTTCCTGGACGGTTTCGACGAAACTTGTCCGCACAGCAGGGACAAAGCTCTCGGAATAGTGAGggctttgaaagaaaaaagagtTCCACTCTGCGTGGCAACGAGACCGCACGAAGCGAAAGTGATCGAGGAAGCGGTTGGCAACGCTACACTTGTTGAAATAGAGCCATTCGATGAAGCAAAGCAAATCGAGTTTCTGCAGTCTGTGACCGATATGAACGAGGAAGAAATCAAAAGAGTACTTCATGCCGTCAAGCAAATAGGCCTTTCAAGAAGCTCTATATATCCATATTACGGGGACAATATCCTGGTTAACCCGCTGCACCTGTCGTTAGTTGCTCAGAGCAGCAgcgaaggaaatttattccaaatttacgACAAAGTGGTGAGGAAGAAGGTacaaaagggtttggagaggAAATATGGCTGCAAACAAGTGGAAGACGATAGTATTGACAAAGAACTGATCCCTCTTCTGTTGATCGCGTTTCGCTATATGAATAACGAGCCGCTTGTCGGGGATGGAGTGACGAGAGAAGATTTGGCGAAGATGAACGACTATGGAGTCGCAACCGTGGAGCAAGAAAGGGTCACTTTCCTCCACCGGACATTTGCTGAATTCCTTGCTGCCCAACagtttttgaaaaacgtgGAAGAGTCaggcaattttgattttgaatttattggcAAATGGGATATGGAAGAGGTCAGAAAGTTTGTCGATCTTTTCTACTCGACTTTGGAAAACGAAGAAGAGATCGAGTTTCACACGCAATTAATCGTGTCCCAGGCAATTTCAACTAAATCGGGTCCGTTTTTGCGAAAAGTTTGCGAGGAAAACCtcaagcatatttttaaagtgttgaAGCCACACATTACTTTTTGTGAcgagcaaatggaaaattattcctttttcCAGGATCATGCTAGAATACCTAGTTGTATAAAACACCGTTCTTCCATTTGCGTGAATTACGCTATTGAATTGCTGGTCTATTCGATAAGAAGCGAAGAAATCTTCACCGAGCTGTTGGAAATGAACGCCATCGATTCACGAACCTTGGAAAAAAACATGGATGCGGTCCTCATAGAAATCGCCCGTTACAACGCAATCTCCGTGTTCAACCAGCTAAAAGAGACTTTCCCCAACTTCGTCGAGCTGCTCAGAAAATCAAGTTCCATCGCCGGCGCCGGTTGCACAGCGGTTCATAATGATAACGATGAGATTCTCGAATTGTTGCTGGAAAACGGATTTGGCAAAGATACTTTAGAACCTTTTATGTATGGATACACCCTTTACTGTGCTTGCGCATGGGGGGAACTCAAATGCGTTAAAATTCTCCTAAAACACGGCGCCAAACAAGCCATTTTTGATAATGAAATTTGTGACCCTTTGAACGTAGCTGTGGAATATGGCCACCTGGATATTGTCAAGCTTTTCGTGGAGGAAGAAATTAGCAGATTGGCCCGAGATAAGGTGACGCTtgaggcaaatatttttcagacagTGAAGGAGTACAATGGCGATTTCAACGCTTTCCACTGTGCCAtcatttacaataaaaaggaaatagcTGAGTACCTGCTCTCAAAGAGTCCAGCCTTGAAACACATCCCGACAGGAAAGGAGAAAAAGAGTCCTTTGCAGCTGGCTGTGGACCGTAGATTCGGAGAATTCGTGATCTGGCTGGCGAGAGAAGTTGACGACGACCTGAGTTCTTTGATTCCGAACGGAGAGCGACAAGATTTGACCGAAGACGATCACTTCATCTACGACCACTTCCTGCTGCTGCAAGGCGACCTGACGAGATCGGACGAGCGAGGCAAAACCGCTCTTCACTGCGCCGCCCAGCACGGACATTTGCAGCTCGTCCGCGAGTTCATCGCGAAAGGCGTCGACGTGGCTGCCAAAGACGCCGACGGATGGAACGCTATGCACTTCGCCTGCAGCTACACCAATTTCTTCAATGACCGCGACAATTCGAAAGTGGTCAAACTCCTGTACAAAACTAATCCTCGACTGGTGAAAGAAACGACAAATAATGGAGAAACTGCACTGCACATTTTGGCGAGCAATAACTTCGAACGCTTTCGCGTATATAAAGACAAGATGGAAACTTATCGTTTCCTTGTGGACGAAGCTGGGGTTGACTTGAAAGCCAAGGACAGCAAAGGCCGTACGGCCGAGGAAGTGGCCGGAGATCACTATTACCTTAAATATCCTCGTGAAAATACTAACGGCAGAAAAATTCGCTCTCTGTGGGACCGAATATTTCGCCTCTGA
- the LOC135943898 gene encoding uncharacterized protein LOC135943898 encodes MEDILKRGEAKGRPTGPANLGFFQSESGKQNADNVFVLAIHYDFKDQCKKFRNCDARDVKNLEATFGKNRNCNFRSLYRPTREILLHLLGNQEKLLRYFSSRDIPSVFVLFFLSHGNENGVIYTDYWSEQLNDFISFTTEDVFDSLKKLPGFEKSLKLVNFGPCRGNLDDAKFDRKKDYKDYENKNSCRIKSAPEMPNTVIVYSTVETTMANTSERGSWFVTILCDVLSQIREDKPLLLFLTSVQHKMHKASLAMMDLATNLPLGQTLEVKMFPLEEH; translated from the exons ATGGAGGACATTTTAAAGCGAG GTGAGGCTAAAGGTCGTCCAACAGGTCCAGCGAATCTTGGTTTCTTTCAGTCTGAATCAGGAAAACAAAACGCAGACAA CGTATTCGTTCTTGCCATCCATTACGATTTCAAAGatcaatgtaaaaaatttcgaaactGTGACGCGCGAGACGTGAAGAACCTGGAAGCGACCTTTGGAAAGAACCGGAACTGTAATTTCCGCAGCCTTTATAGACCGACACGGGAAATTTTGCTCCATCTTCTTGGCAACCAGGAAAAGCTCTTGCGTTATTTCTCCTCAAGAG ACATTCCGTCGGTTTTCGTGCTCTTTTTCCTGTCTCACGGCAACGAAAATGGAGTCATCTACACTGATTACTGGAGCGAGCAActcaatgattttatttcattcacgACAGAAGACGTTTTCGACTCCCTGAAAAAACTGCCTGGATTCGAGAAAAGCTTGAAACTTGTCAACTTTGGC CCGTGTAGGGGAAATCTAGATGACGCAAAATTCGACCGAAAAAAGGATTACAAGGACTACGAAAACAAAAACTCTTGCAGAATCAAGTCGGCTCCTGAAATGCCAAACACAGTCATCGTTTATTCGACAGTCGAGA CAACCATGGCTAACACAAGTGAACGCGGTTCCTGGTTTGTGACCATCCTGTGCGATGTTTTGAGCCAAATAAGAGAGGACAAGCCTTTGTTGTTATTCCTCACGTCAGTCCAGCACAAAATGCACAAAGCGTCGCTCGCAATGATGGACTTGGCAACAAACCTTCCTCTTGGACAGACGTTAGAGGTCAAAATGTTCCCTTTAGaag AACATTAA
- the LOC135942110 gene encoding uncharacterized protein LOC135942110: MEHDVGCVLTCIFGQVSEKERTGEVCVLVNGEEKPIADILHGFIGPKNDRLIGKPKIFFIVDQKAMECDSHNSSKSKLDVSSTNHSGWLVMILKDKDLLDQLIGIFKGDELKKGRSLQELLVPLLTTGTKKELTLLNSTLQYLLDFPDWPKTFVKPDFKLRGNRKKIGFEDLIKEAKMLRENQVWLLSSVAGAGKTTVLKEIAFQLGKSNQNAKILNISLTKHNFYILKNPRIDVVEFLAKTTGNSSEDITNWIAQKRVLVFLDGFDEVCPHSRDEVLKLVRALKERRVPLCVATRPHEAKVIEEAVGNAKLVEIEPLDETKQVEFLRSVSNKNEEEIKRVLHAVQQIGLSSSRNIPKRYRHENQDTILANPLHLSLVAQCSGEGNLFKIYDKVVRKMVKRCLVREDGNEKVTKVKIEIALKRLRLIAYRFLENEKLVDGKDIKSGDLERMNDFGVATVEQERVTFLHQTFAEFLAAQHFLKNVEESGNFDFEFIGQWNMEEVRKFVDLFYSTLEKEEEIEFHTEIIVSYLNSTKSAPFLINVCEENLRHIFKVLKPHITFCDEQMENYSCSWDFYRKLGCIKHSPSICVNYAIKLLVDSIKSEEIAIELLKMNAIDSRTLEKNIDDVLVVIACYNAISVFNQLKETFPNFVELLRKSKCNACCVAVANGNDEILELFLENGFGKDTLEHFMYGSTLNSACILGRLKYVKILLKHGAKQAICYYYKSFWDPLNVAVKYGHLDIVKLFVEEEISGFARDAVTFEADIFQTDEENAVKQYNREFSGEESDKFNAFHYAVYYNKKEIAEYLLSKSPDLKHIRTGEGKSPLQMAVDRRFGEFVLWLAREVGDDLSSFIPRGETQSWTEHDHFYYDHFLLLRGDLTKTDERGKTLLHCAAQHGHLQLVREFIAKGADVAAKDARGWNALHFACTFTDFINWHDNSEVVKLLHKTNPRLVKETTKKGETALHILVNNNFERLSRYDYRISGTKSFRFLVYEAGVDLEARDSKGRTAEDVADDKDRDYWEHLSEEDEDNSGRIYGVW; this comes from the exons ATGGAGCATGACGTAGGTTGCGTTTTGACTTGCATTTTCGGCCAAGTGAGCGAAAAAGAAAGGACAGGAGAAGTTTGCGTGCTTGTGAACGGAGAAGAAAAACCAATCGCCGACATTTTACACGGATTTATCGGCCCGAAAAATGACAGATTGATCGGAAAGCCGAAAATCTTTTTCATCGTTGACCAAAAGGCGATGGAATGCGACTCA CACAATTCATCAAAGAGCAAATTAGATGTGTCCTCAACGAACCACAGCGGCTGGCTTGTCATGATTTTGAAAGACAAAG ATTTGCTGGACCAATTGATCGGAATCTTCAAAGGAGATGAGCTGAAAAAAGGGAGAAGTTTGCAAGAACTTTTAGTGCCCCTTCTTACAACTGGCACTAAAAAAGAGCTAACTTTGCTTAACTCGACGCTTCAGTACTTACTTGATTTTCCCGACTGGCCGAAGACATTCGTGAAACCAGATTTCAAGTTGAGAGGCAACAGGAAAAAGATTGGCTTCGAGGATCTGATCAAAGAGGCGAAAATGTTGCGAGAAAACCAGGTTTGGCTTTTGAGTTCGGTTGCCGGTGCTGGAAAAACGACCGTTCTCAAAGAAATCGCTTTTCAACTCGgaaaatccaatcaaaatgcaaaaattttgaatatctcTTTGACAAAACACAActtttacatattaaaaaatccccGAATAGATGTAGTCGAATTTCTAGCAAAAACCACAGGGAATTCTTCTGAAGACATAACAAATTGGATTGCTCAGAAAAGAGTCCTTGTCTTCCTGGACGGTTTCGACGAAGTTTGTCCGCACAGCAGGGATGAAGTTCTCAAATTAGTGAGGGCTTTGAAAGAAAGAAGAGTTCCACTTTGCGTAGCAACGAGACCACATGAAGCGAAAGTGATCGAGGAAGCAGTTGGCAACGCAAAACTTGTCGAAATAGAGCCACTCGATGAAACAAAGCAAGTCGAGTTTCTGCGGTCCGTGTCAAACAAGAACGAGGAAGAAATCAAAAGAGTTCTTCACGCCGTCCAACAAATAGGCCTTTCAAGCTCCAGAAATATACCTAAACGATATAGACATGAAAATCAGGATACGATTCTGGCTAACCCGCTGCACCTGTCGTTAGTTGCTCAGTGCAGCGgcgaaggaaatttattcaaaatttacgacAAGGTGGTGAGGAAGATGGTAAAACGGTGTTTGGTGAGAGAAGATGGCAACGAAAAAGtgacaaaagtgaaaattgaaatcgcCCTGAAACGTCTGCGGCTGATCGCGTATCGATTCTTAGAAAACGAGAAGCTGGTCGACGGCAAAGATATTAAGAGCGGAGACTTGGAACGCATGAACGACTTTGGAGTCGCAACCGTGGAGCAAGAAAGGGTCACTTTCCTCCACCAGACATTTGCAGAATTCCTCGCCGCCCAacactttttgaaaaacgtgGAAGAGTCaggcaattttgattttgaatttattggcCAATGGAATATGGAAGAGGTCAGAAAGTTTGTCGATCTTTTCTACTCGACTTTGGAAAAGGAGGAAGAGATCGAGTTCCACAcggaaataattgtttcctatttaaattcaaccaaatCGGCTCCATTTCTGATTAATGTTTGCGAGGAAAACCTCaggcatatttttaaagtgctgAAGCCACACATTACTTTTTGTGAcgagcaaatggaaaattattcctGTTCCTGGGATTTTTATAGAAAACTTGGTTGTATAAAACACAGTCCTTCCATTTGCGTGAATTACGCTATTAAATTGCTGGTCGATTCGATAAAAAGCGAAGAAATCGCCATCGAGCTGTTGAAAATGAACGCCATCGATTCACGAACCttggaaaaaaacattgatGATGTCCTCGTAGTAATCGCCTGTTACAACGCAATCTCCGTGTTCAACCAGCTAAAAGAGACTTTCCCCAACTTCGTCGAGCTGctcagaaaatcaaaatgcaacGCCTGTTGCGTAGCGGTAGCTAATGGAAACGATGAGATTCTCGAATTGTTCCTGGAAAACGGATTCGGCAAAGATACTTTAGAACATTTTATGTATGGAAGCACCCTTAACAGTGCTTGCATATTGGGTAGACTCAAGTACGTTAAAATTCTCCTCAAACACGGCGCCAAACAAGCCATTTGTTATTATTACAAAAGCTTTTGGGATCCTCTGAACGTAGCTGTAAAATATGGCCACCTGGACATTGTCAAGCTTTTCGTGGAGGAAGAAATTAGCGGATTTGCCCGAGATGCGGTGACGTTTGAGGCAGATATTTTTCAGACAGACGAGGAGAATGCGGTCAAGCAATACAATCGAGAGTTCAGTGGCGAGGAAAGTGACAAATTCAACGCTTTCCACTATGCCGTCTATtacaataaaaaggaaattgctGAGTACCTGCTCTCAAAGAGTCCAGATTTGAAACACATCAGGACAGGAGAGGGGAAGAGTCCTTTGCAGATGGCTGTGGACCGTAGATTCGGAGAATTCGTGCTCTGGCTGGCGAGAGAAGTCGGCGACGACCTGAGTTCTTTCATTCCAAGAGGCGAGACACAAAGTTGGACCGAACACGATCACTTCTACTACGATCACTTCCTGCTGCTGCGAGGCGACCTGACGAAAACGGACGAGCGAGGTAAAACCCTTCTCCACTGCGCTGCCCAGCACGGACATTTGCAGCTCGTCCGCGAGTTCATCGCGAAAGGCGCCGACGTGGCTGCCAAAGACGCCAGAGGATGGAACGCTCTGCACTTCGCCTGCACCTTCACCGATTTCATTAACTGGCACGACAATTCGGAAGTGGTCAAACTCCTGCACAAAACTAACCCTCGACTGGTGAAGGAAACGACAAAAAAAGGAGAAACTGCACTGCATATTTTGGTGAACAACAACTTCGAACGCCTATCTCGCTACGATTATAGAATATCAGGCACAAAATCTTTCCGTTTCCTTGTGTATGAAGCAGGGGTGGACTTGGAAGCCAGGGACAGCAAAGGCCGCACGGCAGAGGACGTGGCCGATGATAAAGACCGTGATTATTGGGAACATTTAAGTGAAGAAGATGAAGATAATTCAGGCAGAATTTATGGGGTTTGGTAA